Part of the Sulfurimonas sp. genome, GCTGTTACTTTAATATTTGCATTCATCTCATTTGCAATGATGAGAGCCAAGGTAGTTTTACCAAGCCCCGGAGGTCCAAAAAAAAGGATATGATCAAGAGCCTCACCTCTTTTTTTGCTTGCTTCTATAAAAACACCGAGATTTTTTTTAATCTGCTCCTGCCCTATATATTCGCTCCAAGCACTCGGGCGAAGAGTTACCTCGCAACTCTCCTCATTGTCAAATCTCTCTATCTCTACCAATCTTTGCATATCTTCTCTTAGTAAGTGTGTATATCTTGAGGAAATTCTCTAGTTTTGACTTCATCTGCATAGTTTTTGACTGCGCTCTTAACCAAAGTCGCACCGTCCATATATTTCTTTACAAACTTAGGCGTAAACTCTTCAAAAAGTCCCAACATATCCGAAAAAACAAGAACCTGACCGTCTACATCTTTACCCGAACCTATGCCGATTACAGGAATCTCTACGCTTTTTGCAACCTCGCACGCAACTTCGGCTTTGACACCCTCTATTACCATACAAAATGCACCGGCTTTCTCAACCGCCCTTGCATCTCTTATGAGTTGCAATCTCTCCTCATCCGTTTTACCCTTTATTTTATAACCGCCCTCCAAACGAACCGCTTGAGGCAGTAACCCGATATGCCCGCAAACCGCAATTTGATTTGAGCAGAGATACTCTATGATATCGGCTCTATCTTCCCCGCCTTCTATTTTTATGGCATCCGCGGGAGTTTCTTGAAATACTTTTATAGCGTTTTTAAGCGCCTCTTTTTTATTTACATAAGTTCCAAAAGGCATATCGCAAATCAAAAAAGTCTCTTTTGCTCCATTGGCAACCGCATTTGTATGATATATCATCTGATCTAGCGTCGCACTCAGCGTGTCGCTTTTACCGGCAAAACTCATATTTAAGCTGTCCCCGATTAAAATCATATCGGCATTTGTCTCAAAGAGTCTTGCAAAAAGAGCATCATAAGCCGTTATCATAACTAAAGGCGAAACACCCTTGCTTTTTTTGATAGAAGTTATTGTCATTTTTTTAGTCATTTTTAAAACTCTTTCATTTAATAAAAAGTATTTTAACTAAAAATTGCTATAATTTTGACTATATGGAGAAATATTTTATGGGTGTAAAAAGTGATTTATATTCTAACTTTGATTTTGAAATAGTCGATGAATTTTTAGATCACTACTCAATGATGGTTGAGGCGATGGAAATTATGATTCTGGATTTATCAAAACCAAATATGTACGCTCAAAGCATAAACGAACTTTTTCGCGTTTTTCATAATATAAAATCAGCTTCCGGATACCTAAAAATCGCACAAATGAATAAACTTTCCGCTTTCGTAGAAGATGTGCTTGAGCAGATAAGAGCTAATCATAGCAGCATCAACGAAGAGACTACAAACTGGCTACTAAGCATAAGCGATATGTTTGGAGTGTGGAAAAACGACTTAAAACTCGATAAAGAGCTTACCCATATAAAATATTCTCTACTTAAATTACCTGACTTGGAAAACAATTGAAAAAATTAGTCGCATATATAACATCCGGTTATCCGGAAAAATCTTTTAGTATTGATTTAGCTTTGGCACTTGGAGAGAGCGGCGTAGATACGCTGGAACTCGGTGTACCTTTTTCCGATCCCGTGGCTGACGGTCCTTTGATAGAAAAGGCAAATCATAAAGCGCTTGAACTTGGATTTAAGTTTACACATCTTTTAGAGATTTCAAAAGTTGTTGCTCCGAAAATAGACACTTTGTGGATGGGATACTTTAATAGCTTCTATCAGCATGATATGTACAAACTGATTCCACACGCAAAAGAGTTAGGGGTAAACGGCTTTATAATTCCTGATTTACCGTATGAAGAGGCTTTGGCATACGAAGAGCTTTTTGATTCAAACAAAATGTCAAATATCAGCTTTGTAGCTCCGACGGACAGCAAAGAGAGAATCAAAACTATAGTTGAGAATTCTAAAAAATTTATCTATATGGTAGCATATACGGGAATAACAGGCTCAGGTGTTTCAGAGGATCTTCAACCGATTATAACATCCATAAAAAAACATACGCAAACCCCAATCTATGTCGGATTCGGCGTAAACAAAAAAACGGCAAAAGATAAAGTAAAAGGTGCTGATGGAGTAATCGTAGGAAGTGCTTTTGTAGAGATACTGTTAAACGACACTTTAAGCTATACGCAAAAGATAAACAACTGCAAGGAACTTGCTCAAATACTAAAGAGTGAGATAAATAGCTAATTTTAAATCAAGGTTAGATTGCCGCGCTTCGCTCGCAATGACCGTCATTTTTTGTTTATTGTGCTTAGATTTTAAAAACTAAAAGAGTGATGTAGTTTCAAGGCGCATAGCGAGGAAGTGCACTAGTGTGCATGACGAGAGTAGCAACGCAGAAAATGCGTCGCTATTTTAGTTTTTAGATGTGTCTACTATTTTATTTGCTGATATCCACGGCATCATAGATCTTAGTTTAACACCTGTCTGCTCAATCAAAGAAGCTTTTGCATTTGCACGCTCAGCGTTCATTCTTGGGTATCCTGCTTGACCTTCAAGGATAAAGTCTTTTGCAAATCTTCCGTCTTGAATCTCTTTTAGAATCTCTTTCATCGCAGCTTTAGACTCTGCATTGATAACGCGTTTGCCTGAAACATAGTCACCGTACTCTGCAGTGTTAGAGATAGAGTATCTCATATCTGCTATTCCGCCTTGGAACATCAAGTCAACGATAAGCTTAAGCTCATGCAGACATTCAAAGTATGCAAGTTCAGGAGCATATCCAGCTTCTGTCAGTGTCTCAAAACCTGCTTGAACAAGCGAAACTGCTCCGCCGCAAAGAACAGCCTGCTCTCCGAAAAGGTCAGTTTCAGTCTCATCTTTAAAAGTTGTCTCGATGATTGCAGTTCTTCCGCCGCCGATAGCCGATGCGTAAGAAAGTGCCAACTCTCTAGTTTTTCCGCTTGGATTTTGTCCAACAGCGATTAAGTCAGGGATACCGCCGCCGCGAACAAACTCAGAACGAACAGTATGTCCCGGAGCTTTTGGAGCAATCATAGTAACATTGATGTCGGCTCTTGGGTGAATTCTTCCGTAGTGAATGTTAAAACCGTGTCCAAATGCGATAGTTGCGCCATTTTTTAGGTTTGGCTCAATTTCGTTTTTATAAATTTCAGCTTGATTCTCATCCGGTAATAAAATCATAACGACATCGGCATATGCACTTGCATCTTCAACTGTCATAACTTTGAACCCTTTAGCTTCGGCTTTTGCCCATGAAGAACCGTTTTTTCTCAAACCTACAACA contains:
- the trpA gene encoding tryptophan synthase subunit alpha, whose translation is MKKLVAYITSGYPEKSFSIDLALALGESGVDTLELGVPFSDPVADGPLIEKANHKALELGFKFTHLLEISKVVAPKIDTLWMGYFNSFYQHDMYKLIPHAKELGVNGFIIPDLPYEEALAYEELFDSNKMSNISFVAPTDSKERIKTIVENSKKFIYMVAYTGITGSGVSEDLQPIITSIKKHTQTPIYVGFGVNKKTAKDKVKGADGVIVGSAFVEILLNDTLSYTQKINNCKELAQILKSEINS
- the ilvC gene encoding ketol-acid reductoisomerase, with amino-acid sequence MALTVYYDKDCDINIIKSKKVAMIGFGSQGHAHAENLRDSGVEVVVGLRKNGSSWAKAEAKGFKVMTVEDASAYADVVMILLPDENQAEIYKNEIEPNLKNGATIAFGHGFNIHYGRIHPRADINVTMIAPKAPGHTVRSEFVRGGGIPDLIAVGQNPSGKTRELALSYASAIGGGRTAIIETTFKDETETDLFGEQAVLCGGAVSLVQAGFETLTEAGYAPELAYFECLHELKLIVDLMFQGGIADMRYSISNTAEYGDYVSGKRVINAESKAAMKEILKEIQDGRFAKDFILEGQAGYPRMNAERANAKASLIEQTGVKLRSMMPWISANKIVDTSKN
- a CDS encoding Hpt domain-containing protein: MEKYFMGVKSDLYSNFDFEIVDEFLDHYSMMVEAMEIMILDLSKPNMYAQSINELFRVFHNIKSASGYLKIAQMNKLSAFVEDVLEQIRANHSSINEETTNWLLSISDMFGVWKNDLKLDKELTHIKYSLLKLPDLENN
- the panB gene encoding 3-methyl-2-oxobutanoate hydroxymethyltransferase, with product MTKKMTITSIKKSKGVSPLVMITAYDALFARLFETNADMILIGDSLNMSFAGKSDTLSATLDQMIYHTNAVANGAKETFLICDMPFGTYVNKKEALKNAIKVFQETPADAIKIEGGEDRADIIEYLCSNQIAVCGHIGLLPQAVRLEGGYKIKGKTDEERLQLIRDARAVEKAGAFCMVIEGVKAEVACEVAKSVEIPVIGIGSGKDVDGQVLVFSDMLGLFEEFTPKFVKKYMDGATLVKSAVKNYADEVKTREFPQDIHTY